One Tolypothrix bouteillei VB521301 DNA window includes the following coding sequences:
- a CDS encoding AraC family transcriptional regulator → MAIELLKRETAKNACQELVELVTRYTDGLGNGIHSTAIAQLEFMRESAAPTALCAVYEPTLCIILQGKKETLLGKETYEYGAAQYIVVTVDLPLSGYIVEATPDKPYLGFKLSLDAIQLWNILDQIQRRPDQKETSVRGLFVSDANASLIDCATRLTRLLDTPQDIPFLAPMIIREIYYRLLIGEQDEAVRQIATSGSNMQRIAEVIKRLKADFTKSLRVEDLAQQASMSPASFHRHFKAVTSMSPLQYQKQLRLLEARRLMLSENADATHAAYQVGYESPSQFSREYSRLFGAPPIKDIERLRIT, encoded by the coding sequence ATGGCAATTGAACTCTTGAAACGCGAGACGGCGAAGAATGCTTGTCAAGAACTAGTGGAACTAGTGACTCGTTATACGGATGGCTTGGGGAACGGTATCCATTCAACTGCGATCGCTCAGTTGGAATTTATGCGAGAATCTGCTGCTCCTACAGCACTGTGTGCCGTTTATGAACCGACTCTGTGCATTATTCTTCAAGGCAAAAAAGAAACTTTGCTGGGCAAGGAAACCTATGAGTATGGTGCGGCTCAATATATCGTTGTCACAGTGGATTTGCCGCTCAGTGGATACATTGTCGAAGCGACACCAGACAAACCGTATCTAGGATTTAAGCTGAGCTTGGACGCAATTCAACTTTGGAATATTCTTGACCAAATCCAGCGCCGCCCAGATCAAAAAGAAACTTCGGTGAGAGGCTTGTTCGTTAGTGATGCTAATGCATCGTTGATTGATTGTGCCACCAGACTCACACGGCTTTTGGATACGCCCCAGGATATTCCATTCCTAGCACCGATGATTATTCGCGAAATCTATTACCGCCTTTTAATTGGCGAACAGGACGAAGCGGTTCGCCAGATTGCGACATCAGGTAGCAATATGCAGCGCATTGCAGAAGTCATTAAACGCCTCAAAGCTGATTTTACAAAATCATTGCGTGTTGAGGATTTGGCTCAGCAAGCGAGTATGTCTCCTGCATCATTCCATCGCCATTTCAAGGCAGTCACCTCAATGAGTCCATTGCAATATCAAAAACAGTTGAGATTATTGGAAGCACGTCGTCTGATGCTGAGTGAAAACGCTGATGCAACCCATGCGGCTTATCAGGTTGGGTACGAGAGTCCTTCACAGTTCAGTCGTGAATATTCTCGCTTATTTGGTGCCCCACCTATCAAGGATATTGAACGTTTACGAATCACCTGA
- a CDS encoding oxidoreductase produces the protein MTQRTWFITGASRGIGAEIALAVLANGDQLIATARNKTDLHQFESNPNVLTLSLDITDEAQVKAAVAEGLERFGQIDVLVNNAGFGLLGGIEETSATEVEKVYRTNVFGLLNVTRAVLPGMRQRRRGHIINLSSIGGYRSSVGWGIYCSTKFAVEGITEALHDELAPLGIHATVVEPGYFRTNFLDGSSLQRTAIEISDYADTVGKIRHHASELNYQQPGDPTKLAQALLELVNADNPPLRLPLGTDTLQVIAAKNAYVEQETAQWRALAESTDYR, from the coding sequence ATGACTCAGAGAACATGGTTCATTACAGGTGCTTCCCGTGGAATTGGAGCCGAAATTGCACTAGCGGTTTTGGCAAATGGTGACCAATTAATTGCAACCGCCCGCAACAAAACCGATTTGCATCAGTTCGAGTCGAACCCAAATGTGTTGACGCTCAGCCTCGATATTACCGACGAGGCTCAAGTGAAAGCCGCAGTTGCCGAAGGACTCGAACGCTTTGGGCAGATCGATGTCTTAGTCAACAATGCAGGATTCGGTTTGCTCGGAGGCATTGAAGAAACCAGCGCTACTGAGGTAGAGAAGGTATACCGCACGAACGTCTTCGGGCTGTTAAATGTGACTCGTGCCGTGTTGCCCGGTATGCGTCAGCGTCGCAGAGGACACATTATTAACCTATCATCGATTGGTGGCTATCGCTCCTCTGTTGGGTGGGGCATCTATTGCTCAACCAAGTTTGCAGTTGAAGGCATTACCGAAGCTCTGCACGATGAATTAGCTCCTCTAGGCATCCATGCTACTGTGGTCGAACCGGGATACTTCCGGACTAATTTCCTCGATGGCAGCTCGCTCCAGCGCACTGCCATAGAAATTTCCGATTACGCGGATACTGTTGGGAAAATCCGTCACCATGCCTCCGAACTGAACTATCAACAACCCGGAGATCCCACCAAACTCGCCCAGGCGCTCCTCGAGCTCGTCAACGCAGATAACCCACCTCTGCGGTTGCCTCTAGGGACAGACACCCTTCAGGTAATTGCTGCAAAAAACGCCTACGTCGAGCAAGAAACGGCACAATGGCGGGCTCTGGCTGAATCCACTGATTACAGATAA
- a CDS encoding MarR family winged helix-turn-helix transcriptional regulator — protein MIDPWEVLQMNIRFYEGIMGEAEEALAQLNLDVKSFFLLASVEECKYPAELAQRCLLPKPTVTFLVKKLEKNCYVERKSVKGDLRKFELLLTQQGVEVLDKGRAIVTESFLEYLKKLTPEEYDTYVSIIKKMQT, from the coding sequence ATGATCGATCCCTGGGAAGTGCTTCAAATGAATATCCGCTTCTACGAAGGCATTATGGGAGAAGCAGAAGAAGCGCTTGCTCAATTAAATCTTGATGTTAAGAGCTTTTTCCTTCTTGCCTCTGTGGAAGAATGCAAATATCCAGCAGAACTCGCACAACGGTGTCTGTTGCCAAAACCTACTGTTACGTTTTTAGTTAAGAAACTAGAGAAAAATTGCTATGTGGAGCGCAAATCTGTCAAAGGCGATTTGCGGAAATTTGAGTTGCTTCTGACACAGCAGGGTGTTGAGGTGCTTGATAAAGGTCGTGCGATCGTCACTGAGTCTTTCCTTGAGTATTTGAAAAAACTGACTCCAGAAGAATATGACACCTACGTTTCTATAATTAAAAAGATGCAAACCTAG
- a CDS encoding TetR/AcrR family transcriptional regulator: protein MCPAPAKTSYSEIIRTAQHLLETQGLENLSMQMVAASLGIRAPSLYKHVENKSQLVKAVLEAMLVELGQALADAVQRQNLKDDLQAIMIAYRAFAHEHSTLYPLLYSRLSSEMQPDIKVSATAVAPLLQTIEQWVNPEQSLSAARIVVAFTHGFVHMELAGAFRLGGNVEEAFELGIESLIEILHKFHSDKT, encoded by the coding sequence ATGTGTCCTGCTCCTGCCAAAACATCTTATTCAGAAATTATCCGTACTGCTCAACACTTGTTAGAAACTCAAGGACTAGAAAACCTGTCCATGCAGATGGTAGCGGCTTCTTTAGGCATTCGCGCTCCATCATTATATAAGCACGTCGAAAATAAATCACAGCTTGTTAAGGCTGTTCTAGAAGCGATGCTCGTTGAGCTAGGGCAAGCCTTAGCAGATGCGGTACAAAGACAGAATCTCAAAGATGATTTACAAGCAATAATGATTGCTTACCGTGCTTTTGCACATGAGCATTCAACGCTCTACCCATTACTTTATTCTCGTCTTTCCTCAGAGATGCAGCCGGATATTAAGGTAAGTGCAACTGCTGTGGCTCCTTTACTACAGACAATCGAGCAGTGGGTGAACCCAGAGCAGTCGCTCAGTGCTGCTCGAATTGTCGTTGCATTTACGCACGGATTTGTCCACATGGAACTGGCTGGAGCATTCCGTTTGGGCGGCAATGTTGAGGAAGCATTTGAACTAGGCATTGAAAGTTTGATTGAAATTCTTCACAAATTCCATAGCGATAAGACTTAG
- a CDS encoding nuclear transport factor 2 family protein, with protein sequence MKKYTTAPHRKLLTSFGLISFGLIMAAATPVTSALAEPKLAEIGQIVQSNENQNKEIVREGFAKWANNTGSFFDLLADDVEWTITGRSPISKTYTSRQQFLSEAIAPINERLSARIVPNVRGIYAEGDMVIALWDGTATAKDGKPYTNTYSWYMTMKNGRIVKVIAFFDTIELTDLWKRIPVKRN encoded by the coding sequence ATGAAAAAATACACCACCGCCCCCCACCGTAAATTACTAACCAGCTTTGGATTAATTAGCTTCGGTTTGATAATGGCTGCCGCCACACCTGTAACCAGTGCTCTTGCCGAGCCAAAGCTTGCAGAGATTGGTCAGATTGTGCAATCTAATGAGAACCAAAATAAAGAAATAGTACGTGAAGGTTTTGCAAAATGGGCAAATAACACTGGTAGTTTCTTCGATCTGCTAGCTGATGATGTGGAATGGACGATTACAGGCAGAAGCCCAATTTCCAAAACCTACACCAGCCGCCAGCAATTTTTGTCGGAAGCTATAGCGCCAATTAACGAGCGATTGAGCGCCAGAATAGTACCCAATGTACGAGGCATTTATGCCGAGGGCGACATGGTAATTGCCTTATGGGATGGAACAGCTACAGCCAAAGATGGGAAACCCTATACCAACACCTATTCCTGGTATATGACCATGAAAAACGGGCGTATTGTCAAGGTAATAGCATTCTTCGATACCATTGAGCTTACCGATTTGTGGAAACGCATTCCTGTAAAAAGGAATTGA
- a CDS encoding RNA-guided endonuclease InsQ/TnpB family protein: MIVREAKLKNGTKEQYLALDEAIRTTQFIRNKAVRFWMDNKGVSKAILYNLCKDLAAEFPFAKKLNSAARQASAERAWAAISTFYSRCKKGSGKKGYPKFKKHCRSVEYKVSGWKLSSDCKSITFTDGFEAGTFSIFCNNETQEDLHRLKINRVRVIRKADGYYAQFCFDADRKETGKYTGNVVGLDLGLKFFTKDQHDNAVIYPQFLRSSEKRLKKAQRRLSKKFVKGAKPQSKNYHRQRKRLGKIHLKIQRQRQDWAIKQARCVVHSNDVVVYEDLKIANMVKNHQLAKSISDAGWYQFTQWLDYYGKIWDKAVVAVSPNYTSQDCSNCGHRVKKSLSTRTHSCPKCKIELCRDTNAALNILQKGMKILGTEWQLNGTSGQEESASCEGKHGEKTASTIEGKLDIASGLL, encoded by the coding sequence ATGATAGTAAGAGAAGCCAAGCTAAAAAACGGAACCAAAGAGCAATACTTAGCCCTTGATGAGGCTATCAGAACAACGCAGTTTATTAGAAATAAAGCTGTACGGTTTTGGATGGACAATAAAGGAGTTAGTAAAGCTATTTTGTACAACTTATGCAAAGATTTGGCAGCAGAGTTTCCTTTCGCAAAGAAGTTAAACTCTGCTGCTAGACAAGCTAGTGCTGAACGGGCTTGGGCTGCTATCTCTACGTTTTATTCACGATGCAAAAAAGGTTCGGGGAAGAAAGGCTATCCAAAATTCAAAAAACATTGCCGCTCGGTAGAGTACAAAGTTTCGGGATGGAAGTTATCAAGTGATTGTAAATCAATCACCTTCACTGACGGCTTTGAGGCTGGAACTTTTTCTATATTTTGCAACAATGAAACTCAAGAAGACTTGCACAGATTAAAGATTAATCGGGTGCGAGTAATTAGAAAAGCAGACGGTTATTATGCTCAGTTTTGCTTTGATGCTGACCGCAAGGAAACAGGAAAATATACGGGTAACGTTGTTGGGTTAGATTTGGGGTTAAAGTTTTTCACCAAAGATCAACACGATAATGCCGTGATATATCCACAATTCTTGCGTTCGTCAGAAAAGCGATTAAAGAAAGCCCAACGCCGTCTGAGTAAGAAATTCGTCAAGGGTGCTAAACCCCAATCAAAAAACTATCACAGACAAAGGAAAAGACTGGGTAAAATCCATCTAAAAATTCAGAGGCAGCGTCAAGACTGGGCAATTAAGCAAGCTCGGTGCGTAGTCCACTCTAACGATGTGGTTGTCTATGAAGATTTAAAGATTGCCAATATGGTAAAAAATCATCAATTGGCTAAGTCCATTTCTGATGCTGGTTGGTATCAATTCACTCAATGGCTAGACTATTATGGCAAGATTTGGGACAAAGCAGTTGTGGCGGTGTCACCTAACTACACATCACAAGATTGTTCTAATTGCGGTCATAGAGTGAAAAAATCTCTCAGTACCAGAACGCATTCCTGTCCTAAGTGCAAAATTGAACTATGCCGAGATACCAATGCGGCTCTGAACATTTTGCAAAAAGGAATGAAGATACTCGGTACTGAGTGGCAACTAAACGGTACTTCTGGGCAAGAAGAATCCGCCTCTTGCGAGGGAAAGCATGGGGAGAAGACCGCCTCTACTATTGAAGGGAAACTCGATATAGCAAGTGGACTTCTGTGA
- a CDS encoding SDR family oxidoreductase, whose translation MPKTILITGASTGIGRATAIYFAEKGWQVVATMRSPQKAHPTLNHSRIMLLELDVTNDVSIKQAFDAAVEKYGALDVVLNNAGYGLFGPIEALGMAEIDKQIQTNLYGVLRVMQSAIPIMRQQKQGIIINVTSIGGRVGFPYTAAYHATKFGVEGMSEAARFELAPHGIRIKIIEPGGIKTDFSSRSLEFIKHPAYEPQQGNYEALLKDNRSWAQPEEVAKVIYRAATDGTDKLRYLAKPGPFFQLYKLMPDRLWRAFGYYLLNKKPRAV comes from the coding sequence ATGCCTAAAACTATCTTGATTACCGGTGCGAGCACGGGAATAGGTCGTGCGACAGCAATTTATTTTGCAGAGAAAGGCTGGCAAGTCGTGGCAACGATGCGCTCTCCTCAAAAAGCACATCCCACCCTCAACCATTCCAGAATTATGCTTCTCGAGCTCGATGTAACGAATGATGTCTCAATCAAACAAGCTTTTGATGCGGCAGTAGAAAAATATGGTGCGTTAGACGTAGTGCTTAATAATGCTGGATATGGATTATTTGGTCCAATTGAGGCACTAGGTATGGCAGAGATTGACAAGCAAATCCAAACCAATCTCTATGGAGTCTTACGTGTCATGCAGTCTGCAATACCAATTATGCGTCAGCAAAAACAAGGCATTATTATTAATGTGACATCCATAGGCGGACGAGTAGGATTTCCCTACACAGCAGCCTATCACGCCACAAAATTTGGCGTTGAAGGGATGAGCGAAGCAGCACGGTTTGAACTTGCCCCCCATGGAATACGCATCAAAATTATTGAGCCGGGTGGGATCAAAACTGATTTTAGCTCGCGTTCGCTCGAGTTTATCAAACATCCTGCTTATGAACCGCAGCAAGGAAATTACGAAGCCCTACTGAAAGACAATCGTTCTTGGGCGCAACCAGAAGAAGTAGCCAAAGTAATTTACCGTGCTGCTACAGATGGTACAGATAAACTACGCTATCTTGCCAAACCAGGACCATTTTTCCAGCTTTATAAACTGATGCCCGATCGCTTGTGGCGTGCGTTTGGTTATTATTTACTTAATAAAAAGCCTCGTGCGGTGTAG